A region of the Dyadobacter sp. CECT 9275 genome:
AGTGATACCACCAAAAAGACGAAGAAAAAACATTATCCTTACCGAAGCACAAAGCAAGCGGCTCCATGAACTGAGCGAGTTTGACGGGCTTGATCCGGTTGAGCACACCATGAGGGCCATTGATGAATACCTGGGCAAGCAAAACCTGAACTTTACTCCGCCACGGCAAAATGAGATCACCGCTGAACTGAAAGAAAATACGCCGGAACCCAACATTCCGGGAGCATACTGGTTATCAGGTACCGTGGACAGCTATGAGTTTTCTGCTTTAATATTAAAATCGCCTTCCAAATCAGGGATTGACAAAGGAAAAATATCCAAATTATCTATCTGGGACCCGGTTGTGCTGGAAAATACCAAAAGTTTTATTGGCTCCTGTGTAGTAAATTATGATCGCGGATGGGATATAAGGCCCAGCAAAATAGCGGAGCCTTACTACCTTAAAGTGAAATCCTTACTGGATCACTCGGTCGGACATGGACTTGGCAAGCAGGCTTCGGGTAAAACCGCTTTCTGACAACTGAAATATCTTCGTGCTTAAAACAAGGCCCCGAAATAAGGTTTCAGCTTTTCGGGGATCTCCTCTTCCCCCAGCATATCCTTAAGATCAATTTCAATATTCCTGACAATGGTACCAACCGGGGTATCGTTCAGCAAGCCTTCGAAGGGGTTTTCGCTGATATCCCCAACATATTCCATGAACATGAAAACCCAGGAAACGATCAGATTAAAAGGAATCAGTAAAAACATATACTTTTCGCCAAGATCAACAAACTGCGGCAACAGACCGAAAGGAAGCAGCGTCATGAACACAAAGATAAACAGGTTGGACGTAGTGGCATACTGACGGGGGAAAGGCGTATTCTTGATCCTTTCACTTTTGCCCTGCTCGTCATACAACTTCGAAATCAAATCCTGAAGGGCCACGTGCTGAAAGGCGTCTATCCGGCCCGATTTTCTGAGCATACTCAAATGCTGCGCCTGCCGGTCCAGTATCTGGACCGGAACATTACTTTTGGTTCTCACTTCAGCCAGCTCATTTTCCGGCAAATGTCTCGCGATTTCAGCATCACAGATTACTTGATCCATGTGGAAAGCCTCCCGTTGCCTGCGGCTCGCCCGGTCCTTATGTTCCCAGTTGGTGCGCTGTGCCATCGCATTTCTTAAAGCATAAAGCCAGGCAATGTGCCTGAAAATAACCACCCTAACCTGCCCGGCGGTTTCCGTACCTGTCCCTCCTGTATCGGATGCAAAAGCCCGTACGGCCGCGCTGAACGACCGGCTATGGTTGGTTATGCTACCCCATATCTTGCGAGCTTCCCAGGAACGGTCGTATGATTGATTATTTTTAAAACCAACAAAAAATGCAGTGGCCGTACCCACCAGGGAAACGGGCAGCCACGGAATGGCAACCCACCTCCATCCCAGGTAGTCGTAAACAAAAATGGCGAGTGACCCTGTCACCAATGAAAACAAAACCATTCGCCAGGAATAATAATAAACAATCAGCGGAGACAGGTAGCGCTTGATGTACATATTTGAAAGGAAACCTTTACGATAGAAGTGAGCAGATAGGACAAATAATTCCCGAATTTAGGAAATGCCTTGCAATGGTGAAAAATTATCATATCCTAAAAGTTTTTCGATTGAAAAAATTGCAATCTTAATTAATTTATACTAGGTTTGCCCCAACCCTTAGTACTAATTCTACCGTTTATCTCACGATTCTTTTATGAATTTTAAACCTCTTAGTTCTTCAGTCAGCGAGACATCTGGAGGCATTTTAACTCCGATTTCTTTCTTCTATTCCTTGTTAATGTAGCAAAATTTGAATTATCGGGAATTATGAGACTTAGAATCTTAATGTATATAGAATTAGTTTGATATTAAAAATATCGCACTCTTCAGTCCTATACGCTAACCCAAATTTGTATGGCCCTCTCCAATATTTCCCGGCTGTTGAGTAAAAGATCTGCCTATAACAACGACGTACTAAACGAAATTCAGAAGCTTTCTAAAGTAAGCTACAATTTATCTTTAATTGAAAATTCCAGCTCTAACCCTTCCGCAGCAAACACACAAACTACTGATATTGAAGGAAGTACATCAGTAATTGGAGAAATCCTGCAACAGATTGAAGCTGAACAGGAGTGCTTGGGAAAACTTCAGGAACGTTTTTCGAAAAGGGATATTACGATCGCAGTTATTGGCCGGGCCAGGCAAGGGAAGAGTACCATTTTACAAAGTCTGTCAGGACTGGATTCCAATCTTATTCCGGGAGGAAGCGGGCTTCATTGTACCGCCAGTCTTAGCAGAATCACCAATTCGGATCAGGATCAGGCCAGCGCTACGATCCACTTTTACAGCAGAGACGATTTCTTTAATACCACCATACTTCCCTATTTCCACAGCCTCAACTTATCTCCCGTACCCAAAACGCTGGCTGAGTTTGAGGTGTCGCCTCTGCCTGTTTTTCATCAGTCGACCAACCCGATTATACACGCCAGGTATCAAAAATTAAAGGAGTATCACGACAATATTTCCAAGTATAATTATTTGTTGACGGGTATTTCCAAGCAGGTAGAACAGGATGAGATTTATGAATATGTCACGCAATATTCGGAAAACCGCATGGCTACCTACAAATACCTGGCCGTTGCGGAAATAGAGATTGCCTGCCGTTTTCCCTATCCCAACCTGGGAAAACTTACCCTGATTGACATGCCTGGTGTAGGTGACGTTGGTATGATAAACGAAGAGAAGAAAATCAGGTCGCTGAGCAACAAAGTTGACTTTTTCCTCTTCGTCAGAAAACCTGATCCGCTGGGAGACGGCTGGTCGGCGATTGATCTGGATCTTTATAAATTGTTTACAGAAGCAAATGCCCAGACGGGCAAGCCCTTGTTACATATCAAGGATAATTCCTTCCTGATATTTAACCACGTCAATATCAGCCCTGAGGTTAATAATCTGGAGAATTGCAAGGATATGCAGGCCGGACTGGCAGGACATGGCATGGAATTCTCGGATGTAAGTATTATTGACTGCAGTAACAAAAAGGATGTAACTGAAAAAGTTCTGGGAAATATTTCCTCTTCATTTATTAATAAGATTAGTCAGTTAGATGATAAAATAATGCAGCGTTCGAAAGAAAGCATATTATCTATTTCAAACCACATTCAACAACTCCTTATTAGCATGGAAGAACAAAAACTCCCGGAAGATCATATTAATTTGTATGAGTTCAAAGAACTTTTCAATAACCTATGGTCCGTTCAGACCAATTCTTTTGAGAATTTGCTGAAGCAAAAATACTCGTTATGTAATGAGCCCAATACCTTGGTATATAACCACTTCGAACGTACCAAAGATCATATCAAAAGTCTGCTAAGCAAACTAACGGAAACAGATATAAAACTCAGCCGTAATGCGGTTGGATCGTACAACAAAGCATACGAAGATTTTCTGAATGAATACAAATCGCATATTACAAATGAATTTTTAAAACTTGACGATATTTTATTTGAAGTTTTAAAAGACATCAAAAATGAAGTGTATGAAATTCTGAAAAAAGAAGGCAGGCTTATCTATATGGATAATATGCCGGATTCTTTTGATACCGTGCTGATCGAAGAAATAAGCGGTGTATCCAACCTGCGTAATCCTGTTACTTCATTTGTAAATTTTCAGTTATCTTACC
Encoded here:
- a CDS encoding GTPase domain-containing protein, which produces MALSNISRLLSKRSAYNNDVLNEIQKLSKVSYNLSLIENSSSNPSAANTQTTDIEGSTSVIGEILQQIEAEQECLGKLQERFSKRDITIAVIGRARQGKSTILQSLSGLDSNLIPGGSGLHCTASLSRITNSDQDQASATIHFYSRDDFFNTTILPYFHSLNLSPVPKTLAEFEVSPLPVFHQSTNPIIHARYQKLKEYHDNISKYNYLLTGISKQVEQDEIYEYVTQYSENRMATYKYLAVAEIEIACRFPYPNLGKLTLIDMPGVGDVGMINEEKKIRSLSNKVDFFLFVRKPDPLGDGWSAIDLDLYKLFTEANAQTGKPLLHIKDNSFLIFNHVNISPEVNNLENCKDMQAGLAGHGMEFSDVSIIDCSNKKDVTEKVLGNISSSFINKISQLDDKIMQRSKESILSISNHIQQLLISMEEQKLPEDHINLYEFKELFNNLWSVQTNSFENLLKQKYSLCNEPNTLVYNHFERTKDHIKSLLSKLTETDIKLSRNAVGSYNKAYEDFLNEYKSHITNEFLKLDDILFEVLKDIKNEVYEILKKEGRLIYMDNMPDSFDTVLIEEISGVSNLRNPVTSFVNFQLSYLGFLHFKIREYLNILTPDYLEIRLSRQDTDGDILNYIRHSVEACLYQIQKEFSIWSKDINKISFSLLEEFLNQIFRSNHAKDNWEIFYQLNSDKIWPEKYGKVADKQNEIRNLKLHLNNTKELTNSKNLATA
- a CDS encoding DUF7678 domain-containing protein codes for the protein MIPPKRRRKNIILTEAQSKRLHELSEFDGLDPVEHTMRAIDEYLGKQNLNFTPPRQNEITAELKENTPEPNIPGAYWLSGTVDSYEFSALILKSPSKSGIDKGKISKLSIWDPVVLENTKSFIGSCVVNYDRGWDIRPSKIAEPYYLKVKSLLDHSVGHGLGKQASGKTAF
- a CDS encoding bestrophin family protein — encoded protein: MYIKRYLSPLIVYYYSWRMVLFSLVTGSLAIFVYDYLGWRWVAIPWLPVSLVGTATAFFVGFKNNQSYDRSWEARKIWGSITNHSRSFSAAVRAFASDTGGTGTETAGQVRVVIFRHIAWLYALRNAMAQRTNWEHKDRASRRQREAFHMDQVICDAEIARHLPENELAEVRTKSNVPVQILDRQAQHLSMLRKSGRIDAFQHVALQDLISKLYDEQGKSERIKNTPFPRQYATTSNLFIFVFMTLLPFGLLPQFVDLGEKYMFLLIPFNLIVSWVFMFMEYVGDISENPFEGLLNDTPVGTIVRNIEIDLKDMLGEEEIPEKLKPYFGALF